One window from the genome of Enterobacteriaceae bacterium Kacie_13 encodes:
- a CDS encoding DUF1482 family protein, producing the protein MFALVLTICYLGGGCEDFVVDAFNTQQQCTVAMQQQGLRQAGCYPIEDFIDGYWIPAHDNADF; encoded by the coding sequence ATGTTCGCACTAGTGTTGACCATCTGTTATCTGGGAGGGGGCTGCGAAGATTTCGTCGTGGATGCCTTTAATACTCAGCAACAATGCACCGTAGCGATGCAACAGCAGGGACTGCGCCAGGCAGGCTGTTACCCTATCGAGGATTTTATCGACGGTTACTGGATCCCCGCACATGACAATGCCGACTTTTAA
- a CDS encoding diguanylate cyclase yields the protein MSAFVTLANSFYASYSVQRQLLIDNTLEENRVYAAKLAASTEQFLKSMQKQLAYSSVIAASHFDDPKVLQAETARLKYQTDSFNSVVITNAKGKILATSPDSLQLIGQTLNTPGALEALKQRRAMISKPYISLAKNLVIIISTPIINARGEYLGYIGGTIYLRQKSILNELLGEHYYRDGSYIAVLDNERRILYHPDANRIGEVVKPRPLTDAAKNNANGSLMVTNLAGQPMLAGFAVVPSSGWEIVTQRPTDSTLKPLEGLMFKVLRHLTPLALVTLLVVWLFSRLIARPLWLLARSANEMDKPDVSTNIREIPSWYFESTQLKRALLIGINLLQKKIGKLKFETQTDPMTGLFNRRGLAMTLETVVQLRQQFAAITLDIDHFKSINDSYGHDIGDEVIKSLAEQIRHNARESDILCRVGGEEFLVLLPGTQLAEAEMIAERLRENVETLVLPGIRPITISLGVAYWNQLQGEPEKALKRADEALYRAKQEGRNRVVVSQKE from the coding sequence AGAACCGTGTTTACGCTGCAAAACTGGCGGCCAGCACCGAACAGTTTTTGAAAAGCATGCAAAAGCAGCTCGCATACAGCAGTGTTATCGCGGCGAGTCACTTTGACGATCCCAAAGTTCTTCAAGCCGAAACGGCTCGTTTGAAGTATCAGACCGACAGCTTTAACTCGGTGGTGATTACTAATGCCAAAGGGAAAATTCTCGCGACATCGCCTGACAGTCTGCAACTGATTGGGCAAACGCTGAATACGCCAGGCGCGCTGGAAGCTCTGAAACAACGCCGTGCGATGATCAGTAAACCCTATATCTCGCTGGCTAAAAATCTGGTGATCATTATCTCCACACCGATCATCAATGCGCGGGGGGAATACCTCGGTTATATCGGCGGCACCATTTATTTGCGACAGAAAAGTATTCTGAATGAACTGCTGGGTGAGCATTATTATCGCGATGGCTCTTATATTGCCGTTCTCGATAATGAACGCCGGATCCTGTATCACCCGGATGCTAACCGTATTGGGGAAGTGGTGAAGCCGCGCCCGCTGACGGATGCCGCAAAAAATAATGCGAATGGCAGCCTGATGGTCACTAATCTGGCAGGGCAGCCAATGCTGGCAGGCTTTGCGGTGGTTCCATCGTCCGGATGGGAAATTGTCACACAAAGACCAACAGATTCGACGCTTAAACCGCTTGAAGGCCTGATGTTTAAAGTCCTGAGGCATCTGACGCCGCTGGCATTAGTGACGTTACTGGTTGTCTGGTTATTCTCGCGTTTGATCGCCCGACCGTTATGGCTGCTGGCGCGAAGCGCTAATGAGATGGATAAGCCCGATGTTTCTACTAACATCCGCGAAATCCCCTCATGGTATTTTGAATCGACACAGTTAAAACGTGCTTTGCTGATTGGTATTAATCTTTTGCAAAAGAAAATCGGCAAGCTCAAGTTCGAAACACAGACCGATCCGATGACCGGTTTGTTCAATCGCCGCGGGCTGGCAATGACGCTTGAAACGGTAGTGCAACTGCGCCAGCAGTTTGCGGCGATAACACTGGATATCGATCATTTTAAGTCGATCAATGATTCCTACGGACATGATATTGGTGATGAAGTGATCAAATCCCTGGCTGAACAGATTCGACATAACGCGCGTGAAAGCGATATTTTATGTCGCGTGGGTGGGGAGGAATTCCTGGTTCTGCTGCCGGGCACCCAGCTGGCTGAGGCTGAAATGATTGCTGAACGCCTGCGTGAAAATGTGGAAACGCTGGTGTTGCCAGGCATACGGCCAATCACGATTTCCCTTGGCGTGGCGTACTGGAATCAGCTACAGGGTGAACCTGAAAAAGCGCTGAAAAGGGCGGATGAAGCGCTTTATCGTGCCAAGCAAGAAGGCCGTAACCGCGTAGTCGTCTCTCAAAAAGAGTAG
- a CDS encoding DUF2766 family protein: MSDALTREQEYESDLVACQLVIKQILDVIEIIAPAEVREKMSHQLKSIDFNKHPAGADPVTKRAIEKAISLIELKFTKHDS; encoded by the coding sequence ATGTCTGACGCTTTAACCAGAGAACAAGAATATGAGTCTGATCTGGTCGCCTGCCAGTTGGTGATTAAGCAAATTTTAGATGTGATTGAGATTATTGCGCCTGCTGAAGTGCGCGAGAAAATGTCTCATCAGTTAAAAAGTATCGATTTTAACAAGCATCCTGCCGGCGCTGACCCGGTTACTAAGCGTGCCATTGAAAAAGCAATTTCGCTGATCGAGCTGAAGTTCACTAAACACGACAGCTGA
- a CDS encoding oligopeptide ABC transporter substrate-binding protein OppA (is involved in the transport of the murein peptide L-alanyl-gamma-D-glutamyl-meso-diaminopimelate), whose translation MTIRKTYGCFAKLPLALLLSSSFLTPFATYAATVPAGVELASKQEIVRNNGSEPASLDPHKVESDVEFNILSDLFAGLITIDNNGNAQPSLASSWESKDNKTWVFHLRQGIVWSDGTPITAQDVVFSWQRLIDPKTASPYESYLGSMHVLNANDIISGKKSADQLGIKALDKQTLEITLDQPLSYFLGMLAHPSLSPISQVDVEKFGDKWTQPANMASSGPFKLDTWTVNERITAVRNPTYWDNAHTVINKVTYLPIASPTADVNRFKAGEIDITATIPATLFVSLKKELGSQVHVSPYLAVYYYAMNTQKPPFNDVRVRKALNLAIDKSIIADKVLGQGQTPAWHLSPDNTGGFTFSKPKEASLTQEQRNEEAKKLLKDAGFGPDHPLKFNLLYNTSESHQRIAIAAASMWKKNLGVDAVLQNQEWKTMLDTMHQGTYDVVRYAWIADYNEPSTFLNTLRTGNSENTPKFTNSAYDKALDDALKATDKAEVGKAYQRAEDVLTDQSPVIPLYHYVSPRLVKPYVGGFQDSLLNYIYTKDLYVIKH comes from the coding sequence ATGACGATACGTAAAACTTATGGCTGCTTTGCGAAGCTGCCTCTTGCACTTCTTCTTTCATCAAGCTTTCTCACCCCTTTCGCCACTTACGCCGCGACCGTTCCCGCAGGTGTAGAGCTGGCGTCAAAACAAGAAATTGTGCGCAACAATGGCAGCGAGCCTGCTTCTCTCGACCCGCACAAAGTCGAGAGTGATGTTGAATTCAATATTTTGAGCGATCTGTTTGCCGGGCTAATAACCATCGATAACAATGGGAATGCACAGCCCTCACTCGCCAGCAGTTGGGAATCTAAAGACAATAAAACCTGGGTATTCCATCTGCGTCAGGGTATCGTCTGGTCAGATGGAACACCAATCACCGCGCAGGACGTGGTATTCAGCTGGCAACGCCTGATTGACCCGAAAACAGCATCACCTTACGAAAGCTACCTCGGCAGTATGCATGTGCTCAATGCCAACGATATTATTAGCGGAAAAAAATCGGCAGATCAGCTGGGCATCAAGGCGCTGGATAAACAAACGCTGGAAATCACCCTCGACCAGCCGTTGTCATACTTCCTAGGCATGCTCGCCCACCCTTCGCTTTCTCCGATCAGTCAGGTGGATGTCGAAAAGTTCGGTGATAAGTGGACACAGCCGGCTAACATGGCCAGCAGCGGCCCGTTTAAACTCGATACCTGGACGGTGAACGAACGTATTACGGCTGTGCGTAATCCGACTTACTGGGATAACGCACACACCGTTATCAATAAAGTCACTTATCTGCCCATCGCGTCCCCTACTGCTGATGTAAACCGCTTCAAAGCAGGGGAAATCGACATTACCGCTACTATTCCTGCAACATTGTTTGTATCACTTAAAAAAGAGCTCGGCTCGCAGGTGCATGTCAGCCCTTATCTCGCCGTTTATTACTACGCAATGAACACTCAAAAACCGCCGTTCAACGATGTCCGTGTGCGTAAAGCACTGAATCTGGCGATAGATAAATCAATCATCGCCGACAAGGTATTAGGTCAGGGACAAACACCTGCATGGCATTTGTCACCGGATAATACCGGTGGTTTTACTTTCTCAAAACCCAAAGAAGCCAGCCTGACGCAAGAACAGCGTAATGAAGAAGCAAAAAAACTGTTGAAAGATGCAGGCTTTGGCCCGGACCATCCGCTTAAATTCAACCTGCTCTACAACACGTCAGAGTCACATCAGCGCATTGCCATTGCAGCAGCATCAATGTGGAAAAAGAATCTGGGGGTGGATGCCGTCCTTCAGAATCAGGAATGGAAGACCATGCTCGATACGATGCATCAGGGCACTTACGATGTCGTGCGATACGCCTGGATTGCAGATTACAACGAGCCTTCGACCTTCCTGAATACCTTACGCACAGGCAACAGCGAGAACACGCCGAAGTTTACCAATTCCGCTTATGACAAAGCATTAGACGATGCATTAAAAGCCACGGATAAAGCGGAAGTTGGAAAGGCATATCAGCGAGCGGAAGACGTGCTCACAGACCAGTCTCCGGTGATCCCTCTGTACCATTATGTCAGCCCACGGCTGGTTAAGCCTTACGTCGGCGGGTTCCAGGATAGCCTGCTCAATTACATCTACACCAAAGATCTGTACGTCATAAAGCACTAA